From Triticum urartu cultivar G1812 chromosome 2, Tu2.1, whole genome shotgun sequence, a single genomic window includes:
- the LOC125535958 gene encoding DEAD-box ATP-dependent RNA helicase 57-like, with protein sequence MEEKPSLSSALFAGTRFDRKRFAGDIARFRTGAQPAAPAPTTPDAAPPGPEKKRKRKSKANAKKNSKKKKKRADGAASASDAVEGFSVFKGAEAKEAAEESVEVEVREDEDSAVVRRRKEAEREIERAAILRKRYDIHISGHNVPAPLESFEELVSRYDCDSYLVGNLSKLGFQEPTPIQRQAISILLSGRECFACAPTGSGKTLAFLLPMLMKIKPGSKGCVKAVILCPTRELAAQTTRECKKLAKGRKFGVKLMTKDLSQDGNFKDMHCDILVSTPLRLDHAIRKRDLDLSRVEYLVLDESDKLFELGFVEVIDSIVKACSNPSIIRSLFSATLPETIEALARTIMHDAVRIIVGRKNSASSMIKQRLIFAGTERGKLIALRQSFAESLNPPVLVFVQSKERAKELYRELVYDDIRVDVIHGDLTEEQRQDAVDNLRAGKSWVLIATEVLARGMDFKGVNCVINYDFPESASAYIHRIGRSGRAGRSGEAITFFTEEDKPFLRNIANVLVSSGCEVPSWMVALPKLKSRKHRVDRDRISFLTDED encoded by the exons ATGGAGGAGAAGCCGAGCCTCTCGTCGGCGCTGTTCGCCGGCACCCGCTTCGACCGCAAGCGCTTCGCGGGGGACATCGCACGGTTCCGGACGGGCGCGCAGCCTGCTGCCCCCGCTCCCACGACCCCCGACGCGGCGCCGCCGGGCCCGGAGAAGAAGCGGAAGCGCAAGAGCAAGGCCAACGCGAAGAAGAacagcaagaagaagaagaagcgcgCCGACGGGGCCGCCTCCGCGTCCG ATGCTGTGGAGGGGTTCAGCGTGTTCAAAGGGGCGGAGGCGAAGGAGGCTGCGGAGGAGTCTGTGGAGGTTGAGGTTAGGGAGGACGAGGACTCGGCCGTCGTGAGGCGGCGGAAGGAGGCAGAGAGGGAAATCGAG AGAGCTGCCATTCTTCGGAAGAGGTATGACATCCACATTTCGGGACATAATGTTCCAGCACCACTGGAGAGCTTTGAAGAACTGGTTTCAAG GTATGACTGTGATTCATATTTGGTTGGGAACTTGTCAAAACTTGGGTTTCAAGAACCTACACCTATCCAGAGGCAGGCCATTTCTATTCTTCTTTCA GGCAGGGAGTGCTTTGCTTGTGCACCTACAGGCTCTGGCAAGACACTGGCATTCCTGCTCCCGATGCTTATGAAAATCAAG CCAGGGTCTAAAGGATGTGTGAAGGCTGTTATTCTTTGCCCGACAAGGGAATTGGCAGCACAGACTACGAGAGAGTGCAAGAAGTTGGCAAAAGGGAGGAAGTTTGGTGTCAAACTAATGACCAAAGATCTGTCACAAGATGGCAATTTCAAGGATATGCACTGCGACATCCTTGTATCCACCCCACTTCGTTTGGACCATGCTATACGAAAGAGAGACCTTGACTTAAGTAG GGTGGAGTACCTTGTGTTGGATGAATCTGATAAACTTTTTGAGCTTGGATTCGTCGAAGTAATTGATTCAATTGTCAAAGCATGCTCAAACCCTTCAATAATTCGTTCTTTGTTTAGTGCCACATTGCCTGAAACAATAGAGGCTCTTGCACGTACAATAATGCATGATGCTGTTCGGATCATTGTGGGACGAAA GAATTCAGCTTCCTCAATGATCAAGCAAAGGTTGATTTTTGCTGGAACGGAGAGGGGGAAGTTGATAGCTCTTCGCCAAAGCTTTGCAGAA tctctgaatcctccggTATTGGTCTTTGTTCAAAGCAAAGAGAGGGCAAAAGAGCTCTACAGGGAGCTGGTATATGACGACATTAGAGTTGATGTAATTCATGGAGACCTTACTGAAGAGCAG CGTCAAGATGCTGTTGACAACTTGAGAGCTGGAAAAAGCTGGGTGCTAATAGCAACAGAGGTTCTTGCGCGGGGAATGGATTTCAAAGGTGTCAACTGTGTAATCAACTATGATTTCCCTGAGTCCGCGTCTGCCTACATTCACAGAATAG GACGGTCTGGAAGAGCAGGCAGATCAGGGGAGGCGATCACGTTCTTCACTGAGGAGGACAAGCCTTTCCTGCGGAACATCGCCAACGTGCTGGTATCTTCGGGCTGCGAGGTCCCTTCGTGGATGGTGGCGTTGCCCAAGCTCAAGAGCAGGAAGCACAGGGTGGACAGGGACCGCATCTCCTTTTTAACCGACGAAGATTGA
- the LOC125535961 gene encoding E3 ubiquitin-protein ligase SP1-like — protein sequence MLVPWGGVGCCLSAAALYLLGRSSGRDAEVLRSVARTGSLKDLAAILDTASKVLPLVVAVSGRVSSDTPLICQQSGMRGVIVEETAEQHFLKHNDAGSWIQDSAVMLSVSKEVPWYLDDGTGRVYIVGARSAAGLILTVASEVFEESGRTLVRGTLDYLQGLKMLGVKRTERVLPTGTSLTVVGEAIKDDVGTIRIQRPHKGPFYASPKSIDQLILNLGKWAKLYQLASMGFAAFGVFLLAKRALDHFLQRKRQREFHKKARAAAAQRQARDAEGGNGTSDGEPKKDQLVLEICVICLEQEYNAVFVPCGHMCCCMNCSSHVTNCPLCRRRIDQAVRTFRH from the exons ATGTTGGTCCCGTGGGGAGGGGTCGGGTGCTGCCTCAGCGCCGCGGCGCTGTATCTCCTCGGGAGGAGCAGCGGGAG GGACGCGGAGGTGCTGCGATCGGTGGCGAGGACCGGCAGCCTGAAGGATTTGG CTGCTATCTTGGACACTGCAAGTAAAGTCCTGCCACTTGTAGTGGCGGTTTCTGGGCGAGTTAGTTCAGATACACCACTTATATGCCAACAAAGTGGTATGAGAGGTGTAATAGTCGAGGAAACG GCAGAGCAACACTTCCTGAAGCACAATGATGCTGGATCCTGGATTCAAGATTCTGCTGTGATGCTTTCTGTTAGCAAAGAGGTTCCATGGTACCTG GATGATGGCACTGGGCGTGTCTATATTGTTGGCGCTCGTTCTGCGGCAGGGTTAATTTTAACTGTTGCCAGTGAGGTTTTTGAGGAGTCAGGGCGGACTCTTGTACGTGGAACTCTGGATTATTTACAAGGACTGAAG ATGCTCGGAGTAAAGCGAACTGAAAGGGTTCTTCCAACTGGAACTTCATTGACTGTTGTTGGTGAG GCCATTAAAGATGATGTTGGAACTATTCGGATTCAGCGGCCACACAAAGGACCATTTTATGCATCTCCAAAAAGCATCGATCAACTTATCTTGAATCTCGGGAAATGGGCCAA GTTATACCAACTTGCTTCCATGGGCTTTGCAGCTTTTGGTGTATTTCTTCTTGCTAAGCGTGCACTTGATCATTTTCTACAAAGAAAGCGCCAGCGTGAATTTCACAAGAA GGCTCGTGCTGCTGCAGCACAAAGGCAGGCTAGGGACGCTGAAG GAGGCAATGGCACATCAGACGGAGAGCCTAAGAAGGATCAATTGGTATTAGAAATATGTGTCATATGCCTTGAACAGGAGTATAATGCAGTTTTTGTGCC